A single window of Mycolicibacterium aurum DNA harbors:
- a CDS encoding lactate 2-monooxygenase: MTFGNYQLEIYLQGLSGIMPNLPMDYAGWEAKAEAAMPPSVWSYVVGGAGDERTQRVNRTAFDNWGLMPRMLVGAKERDLSVDLFGMTLPSPIFMAPIGVIGICAQNGHGDLAAARAAARTGVPMAISTLTEDPMEDIAGEFGDTPGFFQLYTPTDRDLAASFVHRAEAAGYKAIIVTLDTWIPGWRPRDLSTSNFPQLRGRCLSNYTSDPVFRDLLPQPPEENPQAVVMQWSQLFGNPLTWDDLPWLRSLTDLPLVLKGICHPDDVRRAKDAGVDGIYCSTHGGRQANGGLPAIDCLPGVVDAADGLPVLFDSGIRSGADIVKALALGATAVGVGRPYAYGLSIGGEDGIVHVLRSLLAETDLIMAVDGYPTLADLTPDTLRRVL, encoded by the coding sequence ATGACCTTCGGTAACTACCAGCTCGAGATCTACCTGCAGGGCCTGTCCGGCATCATGCCGAACCTCCCCATGGACTACGCGGGCTGGGAAGCCAAAGCCGAGGCCGCCATGCCTCCCTCGGTCTGGTCCTACGTCGTCGGCGGCGCCGGTGACGAACGCACCCAGCGCGTCAACCGCACCGCGTTCGACAATTGGGGGCTGATGCCACGGATGCTGGTCGGCGCCAAAGAACGCGACCTGTCCGTCGACCTGTTCGGAATGACACTGCCCTCGCCGATCTTCATGGCGCCGATCGGCGTCATCGGCATCTGCGCGCAGAACGGCCATGGCGACCTGGCGGCGGCCCGCGCCGCCGCCCGCACCGGCGTTCCGATGGCGATCTCCACGCTGACCGAAGACCCGATGGAGGACATCGCCGGCGAGTTCGGCGACACTCCAGGATTTTTCCAGCTCTACACCCCGACCGACCGCGACCTCGCCGCCAGTTTCGTCCATCGCGCCGAGGCGGCGGGCTACAAGGCCATCATCGTCACGCTCGACACCTGGATCCCGGGATGGCGGCCCCGAGATCTGTCGACGTCGAACTTCCCGCAGCTGCGCGGACGCTGCCTGTCGAACTACACCAGTGACCCGGTGTTCCGCGACCTGCTGCCCCAGCCGCCGGAGGAGAACCCGCAGGCCGTGGTGATGCAGTGGTCTCAGCTTTTCGGCAATCCCCTCACCTGGGATGACCTGCCGTGGCTGCGATCGCTGACCGACCTGCCGCTGGTGCTGAAGGGAATTTGCCACCCCGACGACGTGCGCCGCGCGAAGGACGCCGGGGTCGACGGCATCTACTGCAGCACCCACGGCGGACGCCAGGCCAACGGCGGCCTGCCCGCGATCGACTGCCTGCCGGGTGTCGTCGACGCGGCCGACGGGCTACCCGTGCTCTTCGACTCCGGGATCCGCAGCGGCGCCGACATCGTCAAGGCGCTCGCACTCGGGGCCACCGCTGTCGGCGTGGGCAGGCCCTACGCGTACGGGCTTTCCATCGGCGGCGAGGACGGCATCGTGCACGTGCTGCGCTCACTGCTGGCCGAAACCGACCTCATCATGGCCGTCGACGGCTATCCCACACTGGCAGATCTCACTCCGGACACGCTGCGGCGCGTCCTGTAG
- a CDS encoding tyrosine recombinase XerC: protein MERCLEDFDEYLALERGRSEHTRRAYLGDLRSLLDFLAERSPDTGLRGLTLPLLRSWLAGQATSGAARSTLARRTSSVKTFTAWALRRGLISDDPATRLQVPKSGRTLPAVLRQDQARDAMDAAKSGAQQGDPLAIRDRLLVEMLYATGIRVSELCGLDVDDVDTSRRLLRVLGKGNKQRTVPFGEPANVALTAWLSGGRPALATADSGAALLLGARGGRLDPRQARTVVHQTMAAVSGAPNIGPHGLRHSAATHLLEGGADLRVVQELLGHSTLATTQLYTHVSVARLRAVHDQAHPRA, encoded by the coding sequence ATTGAACGCTGCCTCGAGGATTTCGACGAGTATTTGGCGTTGGAGCGCGGTCGTTCAGAGCACACCCGGCGGGCCTATCTGGGAGATCTGCGATCGCTGCTCGATTTCCTCGCCGAGCGCAGTCCGGACACCGGCCTGCGCGGTCTGACGCTGCCGCTGTTGCGGTCGTGGCTGGCCGGCCAGGCCACGTCGGGGGCGGCCCGCTCGACGCTGGCCCGCCGCACGTCGTCGGTGAAGACGTTCACCGCCTGGGCGCTGCGGCGCGGCCTGATCAGCGACGACCCCGCGACGCGGCTGCAGGTACCCAAATCCGGTCGAACGCTGCCCGCGGTCTTGCGCCAGGATCAGGCGCGCGACGCCATGGATGCCGCCAAATCCGGTGCTCAACAAGGTGATCCGCTGGCCATCCGGGACCGCCTCCTCGTCGAGATGCTGTATGCCACCGGCATTCGCGTCAGCGAGCTGTGCGGACTCGACGTCGACGACGTCGACACCTCCCGGCGCCTGCTGCGGGTGTTGGGCAAGGGCAACAAGCAGCGGACCGTACCGTTCGGTGAGCCGGCGAACGTCGCACTGACCGCGTGGCTGTCGGGCGGGCGGCCCGCGCTGGCCACCGCTGATTCCGGTGCTGCGCTGTTGCTCGGTGCCCGCGGAGGCCGGCTGGACCCCCGACAGGCGCGCACCGTTGTGCACCAGACCATGGCGGCGGTCAGTGGTGCGCCGAACATCGGTCCGCACGGTCTGCGCCACAGCGCGGCCACCCATCTGCTCGAAGGCGGCGCCGACCTGCGGGTGGTGCAGGAGCTGCTCGGCCATTCGACTCTGGCCACCACCCAGCTCTACACGCACGTCAGCGTCGCCCGGCTGCGCGCAGTCCACGACCAGGCGCACCCGAGGGCGTAG
- a CDS encoding M23 family metallopeptidase: MRTLALLTAMAVLCAAPASADGARLAWPLHPRPAVVRQFDAPSPNWQRGHRGVDLAASAGQSVHAAGVGTVVFAGTMAGRPLVSIAHPGGLRTSYEPVQPTVRRGQQVPAGTVIGTVVAGHPGCAAPACLHWGAMWGPAARADYVDPLGLVATTPIRLKPM, encoded by the coding sequence ATGCGGACTCTCGCACTTCTGACGGCGATGGCCGTCCTGTGCGCGGCCCCCGCATCGGCCGACGGCGCCCGCCTCGCCTGGCCGCTGCACCCGCGGCCCGCGGTGGTGCGGCAGTTCGACGCCCCGTCGCCGAACTGGCAGCGCGGGCACCGCGGCGTCGACCTGGCCGCGTCCGCCGGGCAGTCGGTCCACGCCGCCGGGGTGGGCACCGTGGTCTTCGCCGGCACCATGGCCGGGCGGCCGCTGGTGTCGATCGCCCACCCGGGCGGCCTGCGCACCAGCTACGAACCCGTGCAGCCGACCGTCCGGCGGGGGCAGCAGGTGCCCGCCGGGACGGTCATCGGCACGGTGGTGGCCGGACATCCGGGGTGCGCGGCCCCGGCGTGCCTGCACTGGGGCGCGATGTGGGGGCCTGCGGCACGGGCCGACTACGTCGACCCGCTGGGGCTGGTCGCGACCACTCCGATCCGGCTCAAGCCGATGTGA
- the rpsB gene encoding 30S ribosomal protein S2: MAVVTMKQLLDSGTHFGHQTRRWNPKMKRFIFTDRNGIYIIDLQQTLTYIDSAYEFVKETVAHGGSIMFVGTKKQAQESIAQEATRVGMPYVNQRWLGGMLTNFQTVHKRLQRMKELEAMEQTGGFEGRTKKEILMLTREKNKLERSLGGIRDMAKVPSAIWVVDTNKEHLAVAEARKLNIPIIAILDTNCDPDLVDYPIPGNDDAIRSAALLTKVVASAVAEGLQARSGAGANKAEAGQDGQAAEPLAEWEQELLAGATTAAPEAAAAAPEAAATEVAAPEATS; encoded by the coding sequence ATGGCTGTTGTAACCATGAAGCAGCTGCTTGACAGCGGCACTCACTTCGGGCATCAGACCCGTCGCTGGAATCCCAAGATGAAGCGGTTCATCTTCACCGACCGCAACGGCATCTACATCATCGACCTGCAGCAGACGCTGACCTACATCGACTCGGCCTACGAGTTCGTCAAGGAAACCGTTGCGCACGGCGGATCGATCATGTTCGTCGGCACCAAGAAGCAGGCGCAGGAGTCCATCGCCCAGGAGGCGACCCGCGTCGGCATGCCGTACGTGAACCAGCGCTGGCTGGGCGGCATGCTCACCAACTTCCAGACCGTGCACAAGCGCCTTCAGCGGATGAAGGAGCTTGAGGCGATGGAGCAGACCGGTGGCTTCGAGGGTCGCACCAAGAAGGAAATCCTGATGCTCACGCGCGAGAAGAACAAGCTCGAGCGCAGCCTCGGCGGTATTCGCGACATGGCGAAGGTGCCCTCGGCCATCTGGGTCGTCGATACCAACAAGGAGCACCTCGCGGTTGCCGAGGCCCGCAAGCTGAACATCCCGATCATCGCGATCCTGGACACCAACTGCGACCCTGACCTCGTCGACTACCCGATCCCGGGCAACGACGACGCCATCCGCTCCGCCGCGCTGCTGACCAAGGTGGTGGCCTCAGCGGTCGCCGAAGGTCTGCAGGCACGGTCGGGCGCCGGCGCCAACAAGGCCGAGGCCGGCCAGGATGGGCAGGCCGCCGAGCCGCTGGCCGAATGGGAGCAGGAACTGCTGGCCGGTGCCACCACCGCCGCCCCCGAGGCCGCTGCTGCGGCACCCGAGGCCGCGGCAACCGAGGTAGCCGCTCCCGAGGCCACCTCCTAA
- the tsf gene encoding translation elongation factor Ts, with the protein MANYTAADVKRLRDLTGAGMLASKNALVEADGDFDKAVELLRIKGAKDVGKRAERATAEGLVAAKDGALIELNSETDFVAKNAEFQALADEVVAAAIAAKATDVDALKAAKVGDTTVEQTIADLSAKIGEKLELRRVAYFDGTTETYLHKRAADLPPAVGVLVEYEAGDAEKGKEAAHAVALQIAALKAKYLTREDVPEDIVANERRIAEETARAEGKPEQALSKIVDGRVTGFYKDVVLLDQPSVSDNKKSVKALLDEAGVTVTRFVRFEVGQA; encoded by the coding sequence ATGGCTAATTACACCGCTGCCGACGTCAAGCGTCTCCGTGACCTGACGGGCGCAGGAATGCTGGCCTCGAAGAATGCGCTCGTCGAGGCTGACGGCGACTTCGACAAAGCTGTCGAACTGCTGCGCATCAAGGGCGCCAAGGACGTCGGCAAGCGCGCTGAGCGCGCGACTGCCGAGGGCCTGGTGGCCGCCAAGGACGGCGCTCTCATCGAGCTCAACTCCGAGACCGATTTCGTGGCCAAGAACGCCGAATTCCAGGCGTTGGCCGACGAGGTCGTCGCCGCTGCGATCGCTGCCAAGGCGACCGACGTGGACGCGCTCAAGGCTGCCAAAGTCGGGGACACCACGGTCGAGCAGACCATCGCCGACCTGTCGGCCAAGATCGGCGAGAAGCTCGAACTGCGCCGCGTGGCCTATTTCGACGGCACCACCGAGACCTACCTCCACAAGCGGGCAGCCGATCTGCCGCCCGCCGTGGGCGTGCTCGTCGAGTACGAAGCCGGTGATGCCGAAAAAGGCAAGGAGGCCGCGCACGCTGTCGCCCTGCAGATCGCCGCGCTGAAGGCCAAGTACCTCACCCGTGAGGACGTGCCCGAGGACATCGTGGCGAACGAGCGGCGCATCGCGGAAGAGACCGCGCGCGCCGAGGGCAAGCCTGAGCAGGCGCTGTCGAAGATCGTCGACGGTCGCGTCACCGGTTTCTACAAGGACGTCGTGCTGCTGGATCAGCCGTCGGTGTCCGACAACAAGAAGTCGGTGAAGGCTTTGCTCGACGAGGCCGGCGTGACCGTGACCCGGTTCGTCCGCTTCGAGGTCGGCCAGGCCTGA
- a CDS encoding alpha/beta fold hydrolase produces MSFLEWSPGTAAAATVLLLHGGGVDNASLSWGGIGPQLAGAGYRVIAPDHPGYGESARPPWPVTQQRLVEYVGEFADVVDLRRYVVGGLSLGGGMAIGHVIARPERVSAAMLLGSYGLMGRLSEGPLAGVRQFVTWTMVRTGLLEATTRWIGGRRAAIRWTMSSLIRDPGHRTPELMDEVFTAAAQGRGLEAFGQWQRDQVRWNRLATDYTRELRTFPRPVLIVHGDRDTAVPLSCAEAAAHAMPDAQLRIIPGAGHWVQRDHPDEVVAAIAAFLTGLTSA; encoded by the coding sequence GTGTCATTTCTCGAATGGTCACCCGGCACGGCCGCTGCCGCGACGGTGCTACTGCTGCACGGCGGCGGGGTGGACAACGCGTCGCTGTCCTGGGGCGGCATCGGTCCGCAGCTCGCCGGCGCCGGCTATCGGGTGATCGCCCCTGATCATCCCGGCTATGGCGAGAGTGCGCGACCGCCCTGGCCGGTGACCCAGCAGCGGTTGGTCGAGTATGTGGGTGAGTTCGCTGACGTAGTGGATCTGCGCCGCTACGTGGTCGGCGGGTTGTCACTCGGCGGCGGGATGGCCATCGGTCACGTCATCGCGCGGCCGGAGCGGGTCAGCGCAGCGATGCTGCTCGGCAGCTACGGACTGATGGGCCGGCTGTCCGAGGGCCCGCTCGCCGGAGTCCGGCAGTTCGTCACCTGGACCATGGTGCGCACTGGGCTGCTGGAGGCCACGACACGCTGGATCGGTGGCCGGCGCGCCGCCATCCGGTGGACGATGTCCTCCCTGATCCGCGACCCCGGGCACCGCACGCCGGAACTGATGGACGAGGTGTTCACCGCCGCGGCGCAGGGTCGCGGGCTGGAGGCGTTCGGTCAGTGGCAGCGCGATCAGGTGCGGTGGAACCGGTTGGCCACCGATTACACCCGCGAACTGCGGACGTTTCCGCGGCCGGTCCTGATCGTGCACGGAGACCGGGACACCGCCGTGCCCCTGTCCTGTGCCGAAGCGGCGGCGCACGCGATGCCGGACGCACAACTGCGGATCATCCCGGGTGCCGGGCACTGGGTGCAGCGTGACCACCCGGACGAGGTGGTGGCGGCCATTGCCGCATTCCTGACCGGCCTCACATCGGCTTGA